TGCTGCGTTCATAAATAATTCTGCCATCCTCCGCATCCGCTCTCAAGAAAGTGAAACGGCCGAAACGGAGCACCTCATGTTCCTTGCGAAGAGCAATCAAACGCTTATAAAAATCAAATAAGTCCTTATCCTGCCTGGATTCATCCCATTCCATACACTTGCGGCAATCGGGGTCTTGTTCGCCCTTTAAGCCAATTTCGTCCCCATAGAAGATACAGGGAGTTCCGAGATAAGTGAGCAGAAACGTAACGGCCAGCTTCAGCCGGCTTTTATTTTCTTTGAACATCGTTAAAACGCGCGGCGTATCGTGACTGCCCAGCAAATTAAACAGGACCTCATTGGTTGGTGTCGGATAGCGCATGAGAATGTGATTCATATTTTCGGCGAAAGAGAGTCCATTGGGCTGCTCCGCTTGGAAAAATGGCAGTACACGATCCGAAAATGGATAATTCATCACGGAATCGAATTGATCTCCCAGCAACCAGCGCAGGGAATCGCTCCATGCTTCTCCAATAATATAAGCCTCCGGATTCGCGCGTTTGACGACTTTGCGAAAATCACGCCAGAAGGAATGGTCGATTTCATTCGCCACATCGAGCCGCCAACCGTCAATCTTCACTTCTTGGAGCCAGTGCTCGGCGACATCCAGCAAATATTGCTTGACCTCGGGGTTCGTGGTATTCAGCTTAGGCATGGAAGCGAAGAAGCCGAATGTTTCGTAATTGAGTGGCCCCTCCTTTTTGACTTCAACCGGATAATCGCGTATATGGAACCAGTCCGCATACTTGGATTGCTTGCCGTTCGTCAGCACATCTCTGAAAGGCGGGAAGTCAACGCTCGAATGGTTGAACACGGCATCCAAAACAACCTTAATCTGTTGAGCATGGCAGGCTGCGACCAATTCTTTGAGCAATGCGGTGTCTCCAAAATGAGGATCAACCTTTCTGTAATCCACCGTATCGTACTTATGATTGCTAGGCGCTTCAAATATTGGCGTCAAATAAATAGCGGTAACGCCTAATTCCGTCAAATAATCGAGATGGTTCAGGATCCCCTGGAAATCACCACCAAAATGAGAATCTAAGGTAGGCTGCTCTCCCCATTCAAGCACGCCTTCCGGATCGTTGCTGGTATCCCCATTGGCGAAGCGATCCGGCATGATTTGATAAAAAATCGCTGACTTGGCCCATTCCGGAGCCTTGAAGCCGTCGATTTCGTGCATATAGGGCATTTCATAATAACCAGCAGGAGGGTGGGGCTGCTCCTCATAAATTCCTGACTCCGTCATCCAAATCGTTTCCTCTTCGGACTGCAGACGGAAAGCATAGGAGAACCGCTTCTGCGCGGGCGACAGCTCTGTTTCCCAATAGTCAAAATAACGGTCGGTCGCGATTTTCAACATCGGATAGTCATTATGGTAGTTGTCCCAATCGTATTTATCGCCAGTGATCGCGGTTACTTCGTTGACATCATTTTTCTTGGTTCGTACGCGAAGATGGAACGTACTGCTATCATAGGAATAGGCCCATTTGGTATGGGGCGAATGGTATAAGCTTTCAATCTGCATAGTGGGGTCTCCTTTGTCTGCGAGATGAACGCGTGCGTATGCGGTCTATCCATGGAGTAGGGATTCAGCGCCGTCAATGTAGACGGGTGTTCCAGTAATATGACTGGCATGCTCGGAAGCGAGAAAGTACACTAGATTAGCAACTTGCTTGGCCGATCCGGGCTTGTGCTCCAGCGGTTGATCGCCTTCGGGATATTCGACAGGAATCGTAATTTCCTCAAGCTCCGGCCTGCGGTCTGTATTTTCGCCAATGTTAGTGTGAATGGCCCCCGGACAAATCGCGTTGACGCGAATTCGATAGCGGGCTAGTTCTAGCGCAGCCATTTTCATAAAAGCAACCTGCCCCGCCTTGGACGTACTGTAAGCACTCATTCCAAAATTAGAGAATACCCGGTTGCCATTGATTGAACTGGTAATGATGATGCTGCCTCCTTGCTGCTTAAGAGGCTCTACCGCATATTTGACACACAGGAAAGTCCCCGTCAGGTTAATATTGATCGTCGCGTTCCAGTCGTCCAGCTCCATATCCGCAATAGGCGAAAGTACGCCATTAATTCCGGCATTGGCTACCAAGACATCGAGTCGGCCCCAGTGGTCCATCACCGTCTGAATGGCTTGCTTCACTTGCTCTTCGAAGGCAATATCGGCGGGTAAAGAGATCGCTTCTCCGCCGGAAGCTGTAATTCTGTCTACAGCCTCATCCAGTTCGCTTCCTGGGCGGTTGAGCAGGCCAACTTTGTAGCCTTTTTCAGCCAACAATAGGGCTGAAGCCAAGCCAATGCCGGATGCGGCGCCAGTGACAATGGCGACTTTTCCCGCCTCAGCGGATGGTTGTGAATGGGTTTGATCTTGAATGGTCATCGTTTGAACCTCCTCAAAGTAAAACGGATTATATAGTCATTTACCCTTGCTCGCTTAGTTCGAATCGGGTTTGCTGTCATGAAAATGAATGTGATTCCTTTCAAAAGCATTCGCTTTTGGGTCATAGTCCACCAAAGTTTTGGTTTCCGTTAGATCGAGCCGCTTGAAGCTGTTGTCTGATATGGCATGCAGGATTGTGAAGGGACCTAGGTTCGTAGACAGAATTGTTTTGAAAATGAGATCGCACAAGTCCGCCGGATGGAGATAAGCGCTCATATCCCGGGCCGTCAGGTCCTCCTCCTCCGCAGGCGAGTCATCGAAAGCTCCTATGCGGATCGCAATGCTTTGCAAATGCTCCGCATACCCGAAATAGCAGGCCAGCGACTCAGCAAAACATTTGCTCACCCCGTACAAATTATGGGGACGCGTCGGCATATTCGCATACAGCTGCGAGTCGAGCGGGTAGCCTTCAATCGTCTGTACGCTGCTGGCCGTGAGGATGCGGCTTACGCCTTGATCTTTGGCCGCCCGGAACATGTTGAACGTTCCCTTGATGTTGTTGTCCAGGAGGGATTCGTAGAATCCCGCTTTGGGTGAAGGATCCGCAGCCAAGTGGATGACCACGTCAATGCCTTGACAGGCTTGTTGGCAGGCCTCGACATCGGTGATGTTGAGGGCTATGTATTCGTGATCGCCGCTAGGATAGCGGGTGAGAGATGCTGTTTCGAGATCCGCGAGGCGGAGCGTGTAGCGGTCTTTGAGGTAGTCGGCCAGGACACTGCCGATCCGGCCGGCTGCTCCGGTGATTAGAATTTTCATGGGGAGTTCCTCCTGGGAAATGAATGGTTGGTGGTTGAGTCGTTGAATGGTTATCTTATTCATTAACCAATATGGAGAAAATAAACGCAGGTTGTGGGCGGAATGGTAAATTTGATGGGGGATGGTGAGGGGACAGTGATAGAGAGAGTGTGACAGAGGACGGCGGCTTCGTAGGAAATCAGGCTAACTGGAAAAGCTCCTGTTATTTCATCGCTTTTCTGCTGAAAGAGACCGATTACCGGGAAAAGCTCCAGCTAATTTTGATTTTTTCTGGTTATGGAGGGGGTTTTCGGCTGTTTTAAAGGGAGTTTTTCCTGCTAATTGACGATATTACGCTACTTAGGCTTGAATTTGCTGGAGGAATTCCTGTTAGTGTTAGCTGGATGGGAGGGGGGACAGGATAATGAGGTATAATACGACAGGAAATAAAGCGTTTTCTAATTTGTAATATAATTGAAACATTCTTGTTATGGTTTCATAATGTTTAGGAGGTATTATAATAACCAAGACCCCCTTTTTAATATAAACTTTTGAACCCGGCCCCGTTGGCTGGGTTCCTTTTTTTATACATCCCAGTGCACCACAAATCAAAAAGATCACCCGAATCAATCTTCGGGTGATCTTTTTTCTATAACCCCTAGTGGTTATGCTACCTTATAGATATAGTTAATTTAAGGAGAATAAAAATGAGTCAATTTACATCTATCATATTAATTCAAGCTAATAGTAGTAAAGTAATTAAGAAAACTGTAAAGTTTTTGGAGTTAAAGAACACTTCTGCTTATCTTATTGAGACCAATCAAGGATGGGTCGCTGTTGCAGTGGAAAACCAAGATCAATATGGAGGTATACTAGCTAGTCATATTGCTAAAGAACTTCAAACAAATGTGATAAACTTTATGGGATCAACGGATTACGGTTGGAAGTACGAGTTGTTTAATTGTAAGGATAGAAAGGGAAGTTTTGAAATTGATTACGATAAGAATCCTTATTACACTAATGAAGAACTAGTGTTGGCTAATTTTGAATTTTTTGAAGAGCTGCCAATAGAAAAAATGTCATTTACAAAAATGAAAGAGATCTTATATCAAGCAGTTTATGAGGAAGAACGTATTTTAGAGGTATTAGATCTATTTATAAATACCTTGCGAATCGAGAAGTTGGTGGGTTTTTCATTCGAAGCACTTTCAAATGACAGTATTGTAAAAGATGATATTGTTTATATAGGTTCAAAGGAAGATAAAAAATAAATCTTAATAAAACAGTACTTAATAGTCTTTGTGAAACAATGGAGAGTTTTGGTTATCAGTATAGCAAGCATTCAGGACTTTCAGGGGATATTGCGTTTCTTAAAGAAGTTAGCGGTTTTGATGTTGGCCTTCTCATATATTTTCATGGAAAATCGATCTCAGCCGGATTAAAAACGTGCATAGACGATAAATCATTAGATTATCTCGTTGACGGTTCCAATATGTCTAGAAATTTTGACAATCAGATTGAACTAGAAGTTTTTTTGGAGGACATAAAATCAAAGTTTGTTTCCCACGGTGATAATTATATCAAGCAGAGAGTTTTGGAAAACTTTGATCCTCATCATATCTATACTTCAATGATGGATGAGTATCTCAAAAAGCATAACTACTATAGAAAAAGTTCAGATAGTAATCTGCTTGTTGGAGGTAAGGTAGTTTATAGTAAGGAAGATGAAGAAATTATATTTGATCACGGGGCTCTTTACACCTGTATATCATGCAAAGTTAAAACAAAAAGAGCAAATTTACATGAGACGTGTTTGAGTTATGAAGATCGTAACTGGTTGTTATTTTTGAATGAGAAGGAGTACGTTGAGAAAATCATGATTTTTCACAAGATATTAGAATCAAAAGTTTTGAATTCTTTGACATGACATTTAGAAAAAGATATGATGGCGTAATACCCATTTTCATGGGTCCCAATATTAGGAGTGTTTACAATGAAGTTACCAGGTCACGAACAGTTTATCGAGCGTGTAAAAGAACAAGTTGCGCAGGACCATCGCCTAGTTGGATTGCTTGGTGGAGGTTCCATGTTGACGGGCTCCATGGATGAATACAGTGATTTAGATTTTATTGTGGTCTATGACCCTGCTCATCAAGAAGAAATCATGGAGCAGCGATTGACGCTTGTAGGAAGTTTTGGCAACTTGCTTTCCGCATTCACAGGTGAACATGTCGGAGAACCAAGGTTGGTTATTTGCTTATACGGTCCAACTGCCCTACATGTTGATATTAAGTTGCTTTCCCCCGCAGAGCTTAAAGAAAGAGTAGAGGATCCTCTCGTTCTTTGGGAGAGAGACAGGGAGATGAGCACGATTCTTGAGCAAACGACTCCCGACTTCCCTTACCCTGATCCTCAGTGGATTGAAGATCGATTTTGGGTCTGGGTCCACTACGGAGCTGCCAAGCTAGGCAGAGGCGAATTATTTGAATGTATAGATATGATTACTTTTTTACGAGGGACGGTATTAGGACCATTGATTCTTGTTGAAAATGGGCAGCTCCCACGAGGTGTGAGGAAACTGGAACAGCAAGCTCTGGGCGCAATTACGGAACTTGAAGAAACGGTCCCCTCGCACAATGCCGAGAGCTGTTACAACGCTATGCAGGCAAGCATCCGCATCTATCAACGACTTCGTCAAAACCTCACTCATTTGATGCATAAAAAAGAAGCTGAGCAAGTATCCGTTGCCTACCTTAACCAAGTTTATAACTCGTTATCGACCAAATAAATAGACTGCGCCCATAAGGGAAAAGCCGTTTTGGCTAGTCTCTCGAACAAGGCTTCCAGAGCCACCTGGTAAGGTGGAAGTGGAAGCTTTTTTCCAAAGAATTTATATGTGTTGGACTGAGCGAGGAGTTATCCTAGCAACTTCAAAAAAAACATAGTTCAGCCCCAACATCGTACTTTTAGATAAAAAATCATTCTCCACGTCAAAGACACCCCCAACAAAAACAACTATATTGAAGGAGAGATAATCAATAAGGAGTGTTGGGCAGCGGTGAAAAATACAAAGGTCGTATTTCAGGGTCCATGGCAAGTGGAGACGGTTCAGGAGATATTTTCGCAGGAGATAGGTCCGCAGGAAGTGTTGGTCAAGAAGCTGTACACGCTAATCAGTCCAGGTACGGAGCTAGCGATGCTTTCAGGGAATGAAGCCTGGTTTCAGATGCCCGGCATTCCAGGCTATGCGGCAGTCAGCGAAATTGTGGAAGTCGGGGAAGGCGTGCCCTCTTATGAAGAGGGCGATATTATTTTCCATTATGGGAATCACGCCAAGTATGAGGTTACGGGGACAAACGGAACGTTTCTGAAGGTTCCCAAGAGTTTGAACTTGCAGTGGGTGCCCTTTACACGCATGGCGACGGTGGCAACAACGGCGATTCGGGTTTCGAATATTGAGTTTGGCGATTATGTAAGCGTCACCGGGCTAGGCCTCATCGGCAATATGGCTGCTCAATTGGCGCAGGCGCAAGGCGCGACGGTGATTGGCATTGATTTATCGGAGGAGCGGCTGCGCATTGCCAAACAGTCCGGTTTGCACGTTGCCATCAACGGGAAAGACCGCAACGTAAAGGAGAAAATAGCCGAGATTACACAGGCGAAGGGTGTTTCTACTCATATTGAGGCTACCGGTGTGCCCCAGGTTGCGGTGGAGAGCCTTGCGTACATCGGCAAACTAGGTGAGATCATATTTCTGGGCAGTCCTCGAGGCGAGTATCAGACAGACATCACGGATGTGCTGAATTACTGCCATCTGTATAACCGTGGCTGCATCACGTTCAAAGGGGCGCATGAATGGCGCTATCCAGTTGAGCCTAATGAATTCGTGAAACATTCTTTAGTCCGAAATTCGACGATTGTCTTCGAGTTGATGAAGCATAATAGGCTGCAAATCGCTCCGCTGATCAGCCATGTTCTGGAGCCGAAACAAGCCAAGGAGGCTTATGAGGGGTTAAAGGTAAACAAGGATCAATACAGCGGCGTATTATTTGATTGGAGTACGGTATAGGCTTCCGTTATACTGAGAATAGAAATGACAAGCGAGGCATTGAGCCATGATGCTGCCAGAGAGAGGGAGGAATGTATGGAGACTTGGATGAATGAGCTGTCCCCTTGGGTCAGGATGGTCAAGATCCATAAATCAGTATCTCTGGCAGGAAAATGGATGGACTATGACCATGTCTATACGTATATCGAGCAAGGGGAAGCCGAGTTTTTCATGGATGGCATTACGTATCAGGTTCAGGAGGGGGACGTCTTGCTGATGCCCCCTTTTTTGACGCATCTGATTCGTTCGACGTCGCCGGAGCCGTTGATTCAGTATATTGTTCATTTTGATTTATTTTATGAGGAACAACGGAGTTTATGGAAGGATCAGTCGATTACAGCTGAACGAAATGTGGTGGCCCCGAATGAGATGAAGTTCTCTTCCAAGCTGCCAATCGCTCATTTATCAGCAACGGACCGAATGGAGCTCAAGAAACGGTTTCTGATTCTGCATCAGGAATTTCTCGCCCAAAGACCTGGGTATCCCCTGATCACCAAAGCGATCTGCTTAGAATTATTGGTTTTATTCTTGCGGGCTCAGGCAGGCGTCAATGGGAAAGAGGGCAAGGTCACCAAAGGCTGGGTGTTTATTGAGCATACGATAAAATACATCAATGAGAATTTCGCTAACCCTGAGCTCGATAATGCGTCGATTAGCAGCCATGCGGGGGTTTCAACGAATCACCTGTCCTTTCTATTCAAGGATCAATTAGGTATGACGATTCATCAATATTTGACGCATACCCGGATTGAGCAAGCCAAGATTCGGATTATGGCTGGTGATCAAACCTTAACAGCTATCGCGGAACAGGTGGGTTATTCCAGCATTTATCTTTTTAGCCGATCTTTCAAGGCGCATGTTGGCGTGATGCCTAGCATGTTCATGGCGATGAACGCGGACATACGCAAGCATTAAGCGCGCATGCTGCTCGAAACGCCGCAACCAGGTCCATCGCCAAATCCTCACTTCATTGCTGTCATTTGCTTATGCATGCGTGCGATGCGTTCGCTCGGCTGCAAGTTCAGCCCATCTCGCAGCGCAGCCTCTATTTTGCCATATTGAAGCAAAAAAGCAGATCTGTCCTTTTTGCGCAAATAATGCTCCAAAATTTGCTCCTGTACGTCCTCATCATAAGGGAAGTCGTTCCCCAAACGATGCAGCAGTTCTATGGCGCTGCTAGCTTTATCCAACTGTTTGTAGAATTGAGAAAGCGCCTTGGCGGTGTCCGCAAATTTACGTTGCAATCGCTCACGCAGCGGCTCGCACCAACGGTAATCTTTGCCCCCAAACAACCCCCCTTTATAAACGCTCACAGCCTGTTCAAGGCGTTCAATCTGAATGTTTGGTTGATGATCAGTTAATCCCAATAATTCTACGGCGTTATCAGCCGCTTGCTCGAAGGTAAGCCAATCACACTTCACTTGTTCCCCGAGAGTCATACGGTAGCTGCCTCGTTGGGAGTGCCACTGCGCAGGAAATGCAGACTCGGTTAATGTTTTCTTCAGGCGGTGCACGCAGGTGTGCAGATTCTGTTCCGCTTTAACGGGTTCATTGTCAGGCCAAAGCTGTTCGCATAGCACCCATTTGGATACATGGTTATCCGCATGTGCCAGCATGTAAGCGAATAGCTCTTCGGCTTTGGCGGTTTGAAAACGAAGGGGCTTTTCCTGACCGGCTGGGTATACTTCAAAGCCCCCCAAGCCAGTGATATGCGCAACCGTTGTGTCCGTTTTCGGGGGCGCTGTTTGAAGGGGGGAGAGCCGCTTTTTGAGCTTTTGCACGGCCCGGATGAGATCATCCGTATCCACCGGTTTGAGCAAGTAATCGATCGCATTCGCTCGGAAGGCTTGCAAGGCATACTCGTTATAAGCGGTCACCATAATAACTTCCATCGCAGGATACGTCTGGGTAAGCTCAGAAGCCAATTGGAGGCCATTCATACCCGGCATCTCTATATCCAGAAAGGCGGCATCGAAGTGTTCTTTGCTTGCAGCAGCCAGCGCTTCCGATGGTTTAGTATAGAGACCAGAAACTTGCAGGTCGGTATGTTTCTCAAGAAGCAGGCGCAGCCTTTGCAGAGCGGGCTGTTCATCATCTACGAGCATGACAGTATACATGGGGGTTCACCTCGTCTTTCCAATTTATGCATTCGTGATAATGCGGAAGCTAACTTTGGTTCCGATGCCTGGTCGGCTGAACATGTGCAGCCCTTCTCCATATTTGTGCACGAGCCTGCGATGAATGTTCGTAAGCCCGATGCCTTGACGTTGTTCGGGGGAAGATGTTCGTTGGTTGATAAAATCGGCAAAGCTGTCACAAGCTGCAGGCAGTCCAATCCCATTATCCTCTACGATCACATGAATGTAATTTTCTTCTAGGGCGATGCGAATGGTAAGAAGGCCGCCATCTTCGTGCTTCATGATGCCATGCCGCACCGCATTTTCAACAATAGGCTGGATGGTCATGGTTGGAATATGTTGTTGGACCGCTTGCTTATCGCATTCCAAGTGGAACTGC
Above is a genomic segment from Paenibacillus sp. HWE-109 containing:
- a CDS encoding alpha-glycosidase, whose product is MQIESLYHSPHTKWAYSYDSSTFHLRVRTKKNDVNEVTAITGDKYDWDNYHNDYPMLKIATDRYFDYWETELSPAQKRFSYAFRLQSEEETIWMTESGIYEEQPHPPAGYYEMPYMHEIDGFKAPEWAKSAIFYQIMPDRFANGDTSNDPEGVLEWGEQPTLDSHFGGDFQGILNHLDYLTELGVTAIYLTPIFEAPSNHKYDTVDYRKVDPHFGDTALLKELVAACHAQQIKVVLDAVFNHSSVDFPPFRDVLTNGKQSKYADWFHIRDYPVEVKKEGPLNYETFGFFASMPKLNTTNPEVKQYLLDVAEHWLQEVKIDGWRLDVANEIDHSFWRDFRKVVKRANPEAYIIGEAWSDSLRWLLGDQFDSVMNYPFSDRVLPFFQAEQPNGLSFAENMNHILMRYPTPTNEVLFNLLGSHDTPRVLTMFKENKSRLKLAVTFLLTYLGTPCIFYGDEIGLKGEQDPDCRKCMEWDESRQDKDLFDFYKRLIALRKEHEVLRFGRFTFLRADAEDGRIIYERSSEKEVFTIWMNHAEETSILAQPADLETEDWQDAFSGEPVKPNDGFISMELEPFGFRILRRSLPR
- a CDS encoding SDR family oxidoreductase, producing the protein MTIQDQTHSQPSAEAGKVAIVTGAASGIGLASALLLAEKGYKVGLLNRPGSELDEAVDRITASGGEAISLPADIAFEEQVKQAIQTVMDHWGRLDVLVANAGINGVLSPIADMELDDWNATININLTGTFLCVKYAVEPLKQQGGSIIITSSINGNRVFSNFGMSAYSTSKAGQVAFMKMAALELARYRIRVNAICPGAIHTNIGENTDRRPELEEITIPVEYPEGDQPLEHKPGSAKQVANLVYFLASEHASHITGTPVYIDGAESLLHG
- a CDS encoding NAD-dependent epimerase/dehydratase family protein; this translates as MKILITGAAGRIGSVLADYLKDRYTLRLADLETASLTRYPSGDHEYIALNITDVEACQQACQGIDVVIHLAADPSPKAGFYESLLDNNIKGTFNMFRAAKDQGVSRILTASSVQTIEGYPLDSQLYANMPTRPHNLYGVSKCFAESLACYFGYAEHLQSIAIRIGAFDDSPAEEEDLTARDMSAYLHPADLCDLIFKTILSTNLGPFTILHAISDNSFKRLDLTETKTLVDYDPKANAFERNHIHFHDSKPDSN
- a CDS encoding nucleotidyltransferase domain-containing protein; amino-acid sequence: MKLPGHEQFIERVKEQVAQDHRLVGLLGGGSMLTGSMDEYSDLDFIVVYDPAHQEEIMEQRLTLVGSFGNLLSAFTGEHVGEPRLVICLYGPTALHVDIKLLSPAELKERVEDPLVLWERDREMSTILEQTTPDFPYPDPQWIEDRFWVWVHYGAAKLGRGELFECIDMITFLRGTVLGPLILVENGQLPRGVRKLEQQALGAITELEETVPSHNAESCYNAMQASIRIYQRLRQNLTHLMHKKEAEQVSVAYLNQVYNSLSTK
- a CDS encoding zinc-dependent alcohol dehydrogenase; translation: MKNTKVVFQGPWQVETVQEIFSQEIGPQEVLVKKLYTLISPGTELAMLSGNEAWFQMPGIPGYAAVSEIVEVGEGVPSYEEGDIIFHYGNHAKYEVTGTNGTFLKVPKSLNLQWVPFTRMATVATTAIRVSNIEFGDYVSVTGLGLIGNMAAQLAQAQGATVIGIDLSEERLRIAKQSGLHVAINGKDRNVKEKIAEITQAKGVSTHIEATGVPQVAVESLAYIGKLGEIIFLGSPRGEYQTDITDVLNYCHLYNRGCITFKGAHEWRYPVEPNEFVKHSLVRNSTIVFELMKHNRLQIAPLISHVLEPKQAKEAYEGLKVNKDQYSGVLFDWSTV
- a CDS encoding AraC family transcriptional regulator; translation: METWMNELSPWVRMVKIHKSVSLAGKWMDYDHVYTYIEQGEAEFFMDGITYQVQEGDVLLMPPFLTHLIRSTSPEPLIQYIVHFDLFYEEQRSLWKDQSITAERNVVAPNEMKFSSKLPIAHLSATDRMELKKRFLILHQEFLAQRPGYPLITKAICLELLVLFLRAQAGVNGKEGKVTKGWVFIEHTIKYINENFANPELDNASISSHAGVSTNHLSFLFKDQLGMTIHQYLTHTRIEQAKIRIMAGDQTLTAIAEQVGYSSIYLFSRSFKAHVGVMPSMFMAMNADIRKH
- a CDS encoding response regulator — translated: MYTVMLVDDEQPALQRLRLLLEKHTDLQVSGLYTKPSEALAAASKEHFDAAFLDIEMPGMNGLQLASELTQTYPAMEVIMVTAYNEYALQAFRANAIDYLLKPVDTDDLIRAVQKLKKRLSPLQTAPPKTDTTVAHITGLGGFEVYPAGQEKPLRFQTAKAEELFAYMLAHADNHVSKWVLCEQLWPDNEPVKAEQNLHTCVHRLKKTLTESAFPAQWHSQRGSYRMTLGEQVKCDWLTFEQAADNAVELLGLTDHQPNIQIERLEQAVSVYKGGLFGGKDYRWCEPLRERLQRKFADTAKALSQFYKQLDKASSAIELLHRLGNDFPYDEDVQEQILEHYLRKKDRSAFLLQYGKIEAALRDGLNLQPSERIARMHKQMTAMK